A part of Carassius carassius chromosome 4, fCarCar2.1, whole genome shotgun sequence genomic DNA contains:
- the rusc2 gene encoding AP-4 complex accessory subunit RUSC2 isoform X1, whose protein sequence is MDSPPKLAGETLIVHHIPLVHCQVSSSRQCCGSPLKRNSNPFSCPENLGLSRTTSLPERDILQREALVYSSLIQTSSSSLSSSDTFGDGGIRGGQKHGRSGREGSMASDTSSFTSSNSEDQAQGLQMKTHERLNSRRNPFLLNTEDEDDEDEDNLNGYLEDSSFHLHGNSHEISNAALVNEYLPPFHLHDLEFTVEPFLLHGSTEKQWISTHGPSGEAEQRDHTIGGTFDLSTHMEELNLLRLDSQRRFGSSGSTLSMDCGEQEWGEDDDYEDQSMQGGRGSSECSSLAAPHCSCCGLSQPYPEPFHESFSECHQGYGSDSSCNSSDGVLVNFSTIYNKMNNVVPAKQSLNINSSAEQSFASSVSELVGMCGTECSSGRGAFYLDLHTSPSETPQHPSATQEHANSSSVSQPQGATMELDANCNSYHNLLGSEALASTETSASELTSCLQSQARLVVATQNYYKLVTCDLSSQSSPSPVGSSVTSCSDEHSKGSPTQPTEYYLFQQMKEDEEENEEKDSCGIESTRDNVIEGQVYINISPPTAACSSVGASGSSRPRSRSYDRNLDKSPSPRLGSLERMLSCPVRLSESAAPSLPPPPRVTSFAEIARNKRRTGGSPSQRGGMEATSMNSHSSGEFLPILEDLPQGQSHSLPPLTRCHSQGSCDLSSPHRSRSTPLRESPGGAGKQTRTKAEGGLSSSTDSSPVVIRYSKDQRPTSLPIQPFTFQHQFGKPQAKPLLPLLDGYISQMQARGATAPEGGEDDSEEDCRPPHRTSNAPTTVRPSPLGSYSPVRLLGAPTSSGTCSTCTPTPGGPRPPRSLSCPISAGLLPQHTPTGMAIRTETPKLAPLPPTPPPPPLMKQSLLMPALPTRNHCFHRGNLTTLPSSGLSPLGQLEPAPQEEPVKVLPPCVTQQQPNVHHLSPQALKWREYRLKNPLGVERGKNGPHSFSCALETKRPGTRVMRRNVFDFPPTKQPLRFGRLNGQSWRQLPQCYSEFLPDYFSQTEHPPEEFCLSPDANTEESISIDLLQKKGLVKAINTAVDLIVAHFGTSRDAEVKAKLGNSSVSPNVGHLILKYLCPAIREILCDGLKAYVLDLIIGQCKNQPWSVVEASTQLGMRGGPSTRVLHSLFSKVSQYSELTNHSMRLNAFIFGLLNLRSLEFWFNHIYTHEDIVAAHYHPWGFLPLSQGACQPLFEELLLLLQPLSLLPFDLDLLFEPHQLQKGEEHLRRKEQLCSARQGLDQSDCSTFQLMRGCGTLESGAQEVGMLPERERFLLRDEESRLRRLKMKCDGRRCAGAESRDKEAGVGKECLRKSDPGQIDGGGWCAGRMKGVGEDCEKEKRRERDGVKQRNRQAGWWYQLMQSSQVYIDNSTEGSKFVKLEKRRKGGVESNRKSHPPPREGVVEGAEAIQQMDEQVEHCRTSSSNINSIGTGVLHQSALSEPTKVTKGKPSWMGSPPESVLTELKKSKEKQPDCLDAFERVQAQPGAGEVLRWGRLFGAGNASKVEKSEQKLVRKQRLPSGWLSLDRSMLDLVAQSVGVGKRAEQQSLTSQSQESHLGPTEQAQTQNAPTQRQVPCEVKALCHHIATEPGQLSFQKGDVLQVLSRADSDWLLCALGDIQGLVPIIYVTLTEDSQEC, encoded by the exons ATGGACAGTCCACCTAAGCTAGCCGGGGAAACTCTTATTGTCCACCACATTCCACTAGTTCACTGCCAGGTTTCAAGCTCACGACAGTGCTGTGGTAGTCCATTGAAAAGGAACAGTAATCCTTTCAGCTGCCCGGAGAATCTGGGATTGAGCCGGACTACCTCCCTACCTGAGAGAGATATTCTTCAGCGGGAGGCCTTGGTGTACAGCAGCCTCATACAGACATCGAGCAGCAGCCTTAGCTCTAGTGATACTTTTGGGGATGGAGGAATTAGAGGAGGGCAGAAACATGGAAGAAGTGGGAGAGAAGGGAGTATGGCAAGTGACACTTCCTCTTTCACCTCAAGCAATTCTGAAGATCAAGCTCAAGGCCTGCAGATGAAGACACATGAACGGCTGAACTCAAGACGTAACCCCTTTCTGCTCAAcactgaagatgaagatgatgaagatgaagacaaTCTAAATGGATATTTGGAAGACTCCTCTTTTCACCTGCATGGAAATTCACATGAAATCTCAAATGCAGCACTTGTAAATGAATACTTGCCTCCTTTCCACCTGCATGACCTTGAGTTCACTGTTGAACCTTTTCTCTTGCATGGCTCTACAGAAAAACAGTGGATTTCCACACATGGGCCTAGTGGGGAAGCAGAGCAGAGAGACCACACGATTGGTGGGACTTTCGATTTGTCTACTCACATGGAGGAACTGAACTTGCTGAGATTAGATAGCCAGCGGCGCTTCGGAAGCAGTGGTTCCACCCTTTCAATGGACTGTGGTGAGCAAGAATGGGGTGAGGATGATGATTATGAAGACCAGTCCATGCAAGGTGGCAGAGGAAGCTCCGAGTGTTCCAGTCTTGCAGCACCACATTGCTCCTGTTGCGGCCTTTCTCAGCCATACCCTGAACCTTTTCATGAATCATTTTCCGAGTGTCACCAGGGCTACGGCAGTGATTCCTCCTGCAATAGCTCAGATGGAGTGCTGGTTAACTTCAGCACGATTTACAACAAGATGAACAATGTTGTCCCAGCCAAACAGTCACTCAATATCAACAGTTCTGCCGAGCAATCCTTTGCCTCGTCTGTGTCTGAGCTCGTTGGGATGTGCGGAACAGAATGTAGCAGTGGACGTGGAGCTTTCTACCTGGACTTACACACGTCCCCAAGTGAAACACCTCAGCATCCTTCAGCCACTCAAGAACATGCAAACTCTTCTTCTGTATCTCAGCCACAAGGCGCCACTATGGAACTAGATGCCAACTGTAATTCCTACCACAACCTTCTTGGAAGCGAGGCACTGGCCTCTACTGAAACCTCTGCCAGTGAACTCACCTCGTGTCTTCAAAGCCAAGCTCGCTTGGTTGTAGCAACGCAGAATTACTACAAGCTGGTGACATGTGACCTTTCTTCCCAGTCCTCTCCCAGTCCAGTGGGATCATCGGTCACAAGCTGCTCAGATGAGCACAGCAAAGGAAGTCCCACTCAGCCAACAGAATACTACCTATTCCAACAAATGAAAGAGGATGAAGAAGAG AATGAAGAAAAGGATTCATGTGGGATTGAATCTACCCGTGACAATGTAATTGAGGGGCAGGTGTATATCAACATCTCCCCACCTACAGCAGCCTGCAGTTCAGTTGGAGCTTCGGGGAGCAGTCGACCTCGTTCTCGCAGCTACGATCGGAATCTAGACAAGTCACCATCTCCTCGCCTTGGGTCCTTGGAGCGCATGCTCAGCTGCCCTGTTCGGCTTAGTGAGAGTGCAGCCCCTAGCCTGCCACCTCCACCACGTGTCACTTCTTTTGCTGAAATAGCGAGGAATAAGAGAAGAACCGGAGGATCACCATCACAGAGGGGTGGAATGGAGGCCACATCCATGAACTCTCACTCATCTGGAGAGTTCTTGCCCATCCTGGAAGACCTTCCACAGGGTCAGAGCCACAGTTTGCCACCACTCACTCGATGCCATAGTCAAGGGAGCTGTGATTTGTCCTCTCCGCATAGATCTCGGAGTACACCGCTGCGAGAATCACCAGGGGGAGCAGGAAAACAGACTCGAACCAAAGCAGAAG GTGGCCTGTCTAGTTCCACAGACTCCTCTCCTGTTGTGATTCGCTATAGCAAAGATCAACGTCCGACTTCGTTACCCATTCAGCCTTTCACTTTCCAGCACCAGTTTGGAAAACCTCAGGCGAAGCCTCTCCTTCCTCTTCTGGACGGATACATCAGCCAAATGCAGGCTCGAGGGGCTACAGCGCCTGAGGGAGGTGAAGATGACTCAGAAGAAGATTGTAGGCCACCTCACCGCACCTCTAACGCACCTACAACAGTGCGGCCATCCCCACTGGGCAGCTATTCCCCAGTTCGCCTCCTAGGTGCACCCACCTCTTCTGGAACCTGCTCGACATGCACTCCGACCCCTGGTGGTCCGAGACCACCACGTTCCCTCTCTTGTCCCATCTCTGCAGGTCTTCTGCCCCAGCATACCCCAACTGGAATGGCCATCCGTACCGAGACTCCTAAACTTGCTCCCTTACCTCCTACACCGCCTCCACCTCCGCTGATGAAGCAGAGTCTGCTTATGCCTGCATTGCCCACTAGAAATCACTGTTTCCACCGTGGCAATTTGACAACGCTTCCCAGCTCAGGTCTCAGTCCTCTCGGACAGTTGGAACCAGCGCCACAGGAAGAGCCAGTGAAGGTTTTACCGCCGTGTGTGACACAGCAACAGCCTAATG TGCACCACCTTTCCCCGCAGGCACTCAAATGGAGAGAGTACAGGCTCAAGAACCCTCTGGGTGTGGAGCGTGGTAAAAACGGCCCTCATTCTTTCTCTTGTGCTTTGGAAACCAAGAGACCTGGAACTCGAGTCATGCGACGCAATGTGTTTGATTTCCCTCCCACCAAACAACCACTCCGCTTCGGCAGACTTAATG gTCAGTCATGGAGGCAACTGCCGCAGTGTTACAGTGAATTCCTGCCTGATTATTTCTCTCAGACAGAGCACCCCCCAGAGGAATTCTGCTTATCTCCTGATGCTAATACTGAAGAATCCATCTCTATAGACCTGTTGCAGAAGAAAG GTTTGGTGAAGGCCATAAACACAGCAGTTGATCTGATAGTGGCTCATTTTGGCACCAGTCGGGATGCAGAAGTAAAG GCCAAATTGGGCAATAGCTCTGTAAGTCCAAACGTGGGTCACCTTATTCTAAAGTACCTCTGTCCTGCCATTCGTGAGATACTGTGTGATGGACTGAAAGCTTATGTACTAGACCTGATCATCGGACAATGCAAAAACCAGCCCTGGAGTGTGGTGGAGGCCTCCACACAACTCGGTATGAGAGGAG GTCCCTCTACACGGGTTTTACACAGTCTGTTTTCTAAAGTCAGTCAGTATTCtgagctgaccaatcacagtatGAGACTCAATGCCTTCATCTTCGGCCTGCTAAA CTTGCGATCTCTGGAATTCTGGTTCAATCACATTTATACACATGAAG ACATCGTAGCAGCCCACTACCACCCATGGGGTTTCCTACCCCTGTCTCAAGGGGCCTGCCAGCCACTGTTTGAAGAGTTGTTGCTCCTTCTTCAACCGCTCTCACTGTTGCCCTTTGACCTTGACTTGCTATTTGAGCCACACCAGCTACAGAAAGGGGAAGAACACCTGAGACGCAAGGAACAGCTGTGCTCTGCTCGCCAAGGCCTCGACCAATCAGATTGTTCCACCTTTCAGCTCATGCGAGGCTGTGGAACGCTGGAGTCTGGAGCACAGGAAGTGGGAATGCTGCCTGAGAGAGAAAGGTTCTTGTTGAGAGATGAAGAGAGCCGGCTTAGgagattaaaaatgaaatgtgatgGGCGGAGGTGTGCAGGAGCAGAATCACGGGATAAGGAGGCTGGAGTTGGCAAAGAGTGCTTGAGGAAGAGTGACCCAGGACAGATAGATGGTGGCGGGTGGTGTGCTGGCAGGATGAAGGGAGTTGGAGAAGACTGTGAGAAggagaaaagaagagaaagagatgGAGTCAAACAGAGAAACCGACAAGCTGGCTGGTGGTACCAGCTGATGCAAAGTTCACAGGTTTACATCGACAACTCCACAGAGGGCTCAAAATTTGTGAAGCTGGAGAAGAGGAGGAAAGGTGGTGTTGAGAGCAACCGGAAAAGCCATCCACCTCCTAGAGAAGGTGTGGTTGAGGGGGCTGAGGCCATTCAGCAGATGGATGAACAGGTGGAACATTGTCGAACCAGCAGTAGTAATATTAATAGCATTGGCACTGGTGTCCTCCACCAATCAGCATTGTCAGAACCCACCAAAGTCACAAAGGGGAAGCCATCGTGGATGGGAAGTCCACCGGAATCAGTCCTCACTGAGCTGAAGAAGAGTAAGGAAAAGCAGCCAGACTGCCTGGATGCCTTTGAAAGGGTTCAGGCCCAGCCAGGAGCAGGGGAGGTGCTCCGCTGGGGTCGGCTGTTTGGAGCTGGAAACGCAAGCAAAGTGGAGAAGAGTGAGCAGAAACTAGTCAGAAAACAAAG ATTGCCGTCTGGTTGGTTGAGTCTCGACCGTTCCATGCTAGATCTGGTGGCTCAGTCTGTTGGAGTGGGAAAAAGAGCAGAGCAACAATCTCTCACATCTCAAAGCCAAGAATCCCACCTTGGCCCTACTGAACAAGCACAAACACAGAATGCCCCAACACAGAGACAAGTCCCATG TGAAGTGAAGGCGCTATGCCATCATATAGCCACAGAGCCAGGGCAGCTCAGTTTCCAGAAAGGTGACGTACTGCAGGTGCTCAGCAGGGCagactctgattggctgctgtgtGCTCTGGGCGACATCCAGGGCCTTGTTCCCATCATATACGTCACCCTGACTGAGGACAGTCAAGAGTGCTGA
- the rusc2 gene encoding AP-4 complex accessory subunit RUSC2 isoform X3 translates to MDSPPKLAGETLIVHHIPLVHCQVSSSRQCCGSPLKRNSNPFSCPENLGLSRTTSLPERDILQREALVYSSLIQTSSSSLSSSDTFGDGGIRGGQKHGRSGREGSMASDTSSFTSSNSEDQAQGLQMKTHERLNSRRNPFLLNTEDEDDEDEDNLNGYLEDSSFHLHGNSHEISNAALVNEYLPPFHLHDLEFTVEPFLLHGSTEKQWISTHGPSGEAEQRDHTIGGTFDLSTHMEELNLLRLDSQRRFGSSGSTLSMDCGEQEWGEDDDYEDQSMQGGRGSSECSSLAAPHCSCCGLSQPYPEPFHESFSECHQGYGSDSSCNSSDGVLVNFSTIYNKMNNVVPAKQSLNINSSAEQSFASSVSELVGMCGTECSSGRGAFYLDLHTSPSETPQHPSATQEHANSSSVSQPQGATMELDANCNSYHNLLGSEALASTETSASELTSCLQSQARLVVATQNYYKLVTCDLSSQSSPSPVGSSVTSCSDEHSKGSPTQPTEYYLFQQMKEDEEENEEKDSCGIESTRDNVIEGQVYINISPPTAACSSVGASGSSRPRSRSYDRNLDKSPSPRLGSLERMLSCPVRLSESAAPSLPPPPRVTSFAEIARNKRRTGGSPSQRGGMEATSMNSHSSGEFLPILEDLPQGQSHSLPPLTRCHSQGSCDLSSPHRSRSTPLRESPGGAGKQTRTKAEGGLSSSTDSSPVVIRYSKDQRPTSLPIQPFTFQHQFGKPQAKPLLPLLDGYISQMQARGATAPEGGEDDSEEDCRPPHRTSNAPTTVRPSPLGSYSPVRLLGAPTSSGTCSTCTPTPGGPRPPRSLSCPISAGLLPQHTPTGMAIRTETPKLAPLPPTPPPPPLMKQSLLMPALPTRNHCFHRGNLTTLPSSGLSPLGQLEPAPQEEPVKVLPPCVTQQQPNGQSWRQLPQCYSEFLPDYFSQTEHPPEEFCLSPDANTEESISIDLLQKKGLVKAINTAVDLIVAHFGTSRDAEVKAKLGNSSVSPNVGHLILKYLCPAIREILCDGLKAYVLDLIIGQCKNQPWSVVEASTQLGMRGGPSTRVLHSLFSKVSQYSELTNHSMRLNAFIFGLLNLRSLEFWFNHIYTHEDIVAAHYHPWGFLPLSQGACQPLFEELLLLLQPLSLLPFDLDLLFEPHQLQKGEEHLRRKEQLCSARQGLDQSDCSTFQLMRGCGTLESGAQEVGMLPERERFLLRDEESRLRRLKMKCDGRRCAGAESRDKEAGVGKECLRKSDPGQIDGGGWCAGRMKGVGEDCEKEKRRERDGVKQRNRQAGWWYQLMQSSQVYIDNSTEGSKFVKLEKRRKGGVESNRKSHPPPREGVVEGAEAIQQMDEQVEHCRTSSSNINSIGTGVLHQSALSEPTKVTKGKPSWMGSPPESVLTELKKSKEKQPDCLDAFERVQAQPGAGEVLRWGRLFGAGNASKVEKSEQKLVRKQRLPSGWLSLDRSMLDLVAQSVGVGKRAEQQSLTSQSQESHLGPTEQAQTQNAPTQRQVPCEVKALCHHIATEPGQLSFQKGDVLQVLSRADSDWLLCALGDIQGLVPIIYVTLTEDSQEC, encoded by the exons ATGGACAGTCCACCTAAGCTAGCCGGGGAAACTCTTATTGTCCACCACATTCCACTAGTTCACTGCCAGGTTTCAAGCTCACGACAGTGCTGTGGTAGTCCATTGAAAAGGAACAGTAATCCTTTCAGCTGCCCGGAGAATCTGGGATTGAGCCGGACTACCTCCCTACCTGAGAGAGATATTCTTCAGCGGGAGGCCTTGGTGTACAGCAGCCTCATACAGACATCGAGCAGCAGCCTTAGCTCTAGTGATACTTTTGGGGATGGAGGAATTAGAGGAGGGCAGAAACATGGAAGAAGTGGGAGAGAAGGGAGTATGGCAAGTGACACTTCCTCTTTCACCTCAAGCAATTCTGAAGATCAAGCTCAAGGCCTGCAGATGAAGACACATGAACGGCTGAACTCAAGACGTAACCCCTTTCTGCTCAAcactgaagatgaagatgatgaagatgaagacaaTCTAAATGGATATTTGGAAGACTCCTCTTTTCACCTGCATGGAAATTCACATGAAATCTCAAATGCAGCACTTGTAAATGAATACTTGCCTCCTTTCCACCTGCATGACCTTGAGTTCACTGTTGAACCTTTTCTCTTGCATGGCTCTACAGAAAAACAGTGGATTTCCACACATGGGCCTAGTGGGGAAGCAGAGCAGAGAGACCACACGATTGGTGGGACTTTCGATTTGTCTACTCACATGGAGGAACTGAACTTGCTGAGATTAGATAGCCAGCGGCGCTTCGGAAGCAGTGGTTCCACCCTTTCAATGGACTGTGGTGAGCAAGAATGGGGTGAGGATGATGATTATGAAGACCAGTCCATGCAAGGTGGCAGAGGAAGCTCCGAGTGTTCCAGTCTTGCAGCACCACATTGCTCCTGTTGCGGCCTTTCTCAGCCATACCCTGAACCTTTTCATGAATCATTTTCCGAGTGTCACCAGGGCTACGGCAGTGATTCCTCCTGCAATAGCTCAGATGGAGTGCTGGTTAACTTCAGCACGATTTACAACAAGATGAACAATGTTGTCCCAGCCAAACAGTCACTCAATATCAACAGTTCTGCCGAGCAATCCTTTGCCTCGTCTGTGTCTGAGCTCGTTGGGATGTGCGGAACAGAATGTAGCAGTGGACGTGGAGCTTTCTACCTGGACTTACACACGTCCCCAAGTGAAACACCTCAGCATCCTTCAGCCACTCAAGAACATGCAAACTCTTCTTCTGTATCTCAGCCACAAGGCGCCACTATGGAACTAGATGCCAACTGTAATTCCTACCACAACCTTCTTGGAAGCGAGGCACTGGCCTCTACTGAAACCTCTGCCAGTGAACTCACCTCGTGTCTTCAAAGCCAAGCTCGCTTGGTTGTAGCAACGCAGAATTACTACAAGCTGGTGACATGTGACCTTTCTTCCCAGTCCTCTCCCAGTCCAGTGGGATCATCGGTCACAAGCTGCTCAGATGAGCACAGCAAAGGAAGTCCCACTCAGCCAACAGAATACTACCTATTCCAACAAATGAAAGAGGATGAAGAAGAG AATGAAGAAAAGGATTCATGTGGGATTGAATCTACCCGTGACAATGTAATTGAGGGGCAGGTGTATATCAACATCTCCCCACCTACAGCAGCCTGCAGTTCAGTTGGAGCTTCGGGGAGCAGTCGACCTCGTTCTCGCAGCTACGATCGGAATCTAGACAAGTCACCATCTCCTCGCCTTGGGTCCTTGGAGCGCATGCTCAGCTGCCCTGTTCGGCTTAGTGAGAGTGCAGCCCCTAGCCTGCCACCTCCACCACGTGTCACTTCTTTTGCTGAAATAGCGAGGAATAAGAGAAGAACCGGAGGATCACCATCACAGAGGGGTGGAATGGAGGCCACATCCATGAACTCTCACTCATCTGGAGAGTTCTTGCCCATCCTGGAAGACCTTCCACAGGGTCAGAGCCACAGTTTGCCACCACTCACTCGATGCCATAGTCAAGGGAGCTGTGATTTGTCCTCTCCGCATAGATCTCGGAGTACACCGCTGCGAGAATCACCAGGGGGAGCAGGAAAACAGACTCGAACCAAAGCAGAAG GTGGCCTGTCTAGTTCCACAGACTCCTCTCCTGTTGTGATTCGCTATAGCAAAGATCAACGTCCGACTTCGTTACCCATTCAGCCTTTCACTTTCCAGCACCAGTTTGGAAAACCTCAGGCGAAGCCTCTCCTTCCTCTTCTGGACGGATACATCAGCCAAATGCAGGCTCGAGGGGCTACAGCGCCTGAGGGAGGTGAAGATGACTCAGAAGAAGATTGTAGGCCACCTCACCGCACCTCTAACGCACCTACAACAGTGCGGCCATCCCCACTGGGCAGCTATTCCCCAGTTCGCCTCCTAGGTGCACCCACCTCTTCTGGAACCTGCTCGACATGCACTCCGACCCCTGGTGGTCCGAGACCACCACGTTCCCTCTCTTGTCCCATCTCTGCAGGTCTTCTGCCCCAGCATACCCCAACTGGAATGGCCATCCGTACCGAGACTCCTAAACTTGCTCCCTTACCTCCTACACCGCCTCCACCTCCGCTGATGAAGCAGAGTCTGCTTATGCCTGCATTGCCCACTAGAAATCACTGTTTCCACCGTGGCAATTTGACAACGCTTCCCAGCTCAGGTCTCAGTCCTCTCGGACAGTTGGAACCAGCGCCACAGGAAGAGCCAGTGAAGGTTTTACCGCCGTGTGTGACACAGCAACAGCCTAATG gTCAGTCATGGAGGCAACTGCCGCAGTGTTACAGTGAATTCCTGCCTGATTATTTCTCTCAGACAGAGCACCCCCCAGAGGAATTCTGCTTATCTCCTGATGCTAATACTGAAGAATCCATCTCTATAGACCTGTTGCAGAAGAAAG GTTTGGTGAAGGCCATAAACACAGCAGTTGATCTGATAGTGGCTCATTTTGGCACCAGTCGGGATGCAGAAGTAAAG GCCAAATTGGGCAATAGCTCTGTAAGTCCAAACGTGGGTCACCTTATTCTAAAGTACCTCTGTCCTGCCATTCGTGAGATACTGTGTGATGGACTGAAAGCTTATGTACTAGACCTGATCATCGGACAATGCAAAAACCAGCCCTGGAGTGTGGTGGAGGCCTCCACACAACTCGGTATGAGAGGAG GTCCCTCTACACGGGTTTTACACAGTCTGTTTTCTAAAGTCAGTCAGTATTCtgagctgaccaatcacagtatGAGACTCAATGCCTTCATCTTCGGCCTGCTAAA CTTGCGATCTCTGGAATTCTGGTTCAATCACATTTATACACATGAAG ACATCGTAGCAGCCCACTACCACCCATGGGGTTTCCTACCCCTGTCTCAAGGGGCCTGCCAGCCACTGTTTGAAGAGTTGTTGCTCCTTCTTCAACCGCTCTCACTGTTGCCCTTTGACCTTGACTTGCTATTTGAGCCACACCAGCTACAGAAAGGGGAAGAACACCTGAGACGCAAGGAACAGCTGTGCTCTGCTCGCCAAGGCCTCGACCAATCAGATTGTTCCACCTTTCAGCTCATGCGAGGCTGTGGAACGCTGGAGTCTGGAGCACAGGAAGTGGGAATGCTGCCTGAGAGAGAAAGGTTCTTGTTGAGAGATGAAGAGAGCCGGCTTAGgagattaaaaatgaaatgtgatgGGCGGAGGTGTGCAGGAGCAGAATCACGGGATAAGGAGGCTGGAGTTGGCAAAGAGTGCTTGAGGAAGAGTGACCCAGGACAGATAGATGGTGGCGGGTGGTGTGCTGGCAGGATGAAGGGAGTTGGAGAAGACTGTGAGAAggagaaaagaagagaaagagatgGAGTCAAACAGAGAAACCGACAAGCTGGCTGGTGGTACCAGCTGATGCAAAGTTCACAGGTTTACATCGACAACTCCACAGAGGGCTCAAAATTTGTGAAGCTGGAGAAGAGGAGGAAAGGTGGTGTTGAGAGCAACCGGAAAAGCCATCCACCTCCTAGAGAAGGTGTGGTTGAGGGGGCTGAGGCCATTCAGCAGATGGATGAACAGGTGGAACATTGTCGAACCAGCAGTAGTAATATTAATAGCATTGGCACTGGTGTCCTCCACCAATCAGCATTGTCAGAACCCACCAAAGTCACAAAGGGGAAGCCATCGTGGATGGGAAGTCCACCGGAATCAGTCCTCACTGAGCTGAAGAAGAGTAAGGAAAAGCAGCCAGACTGCCTGGATGCCTTTGAAAGGGTTCAGGCCCAGCCAGGAGCAGGGGAGGTGCTCCGCTGGGGTCGGCTGTTTGGAGCTGGAAACGCAAGCAAAGTGGAGAAGAGTGAGCAGAAACTAGTCAGAAAACAAAG ATTGCCGTCTGGTTGGTTGAGTCTCGACCGTTCCATGCTAGATCTGGTGGCTCAGTCTGTTGGAGTGGGAAAAAGAGCAGAGCAACAATCTCTCACATCTCAAAGCCAAGAATCCCACCTTGGCCCTACTGAACAAGCACAAACACAGAATGCCCCAACACAGAGACAAGTCCCATG TGAAGTGAAGGCGCTATGCCATCATATAGCCACAGAGCCAGGGCAGCTCAGTTTCCAGAAAGGTGACGTACTGCAGGTGCTCAGCAGGGCagactctgattggctgctgtgtGCTCTGGGCGACATCCAGGGCCTTGTTCCCATCATATACGTCACCCTGACTGAGGACAGTCAAGAGTGCTGA